In Pseudomonas saudiphocaensis, one DNA window encodes the following:
- the lptA gene encoding lipopolysaccharide transport periplasmic protein LptA, translating to MSCVKTLPFLLGLSIFLLGSNAHALPEDRNQPIRIQADTAELDDRQGVAVYRGDVVITQGTMKITGDTVTITQDGNGDVEVFTSIGKPAYYEQKPAVDKEIVKAYGLTIQYFAANERIILIDQAKVIQEGNTFEGEKIVYDTQRQIVNAGRATNVDVTSPRPRVDMVIQPRKKEGSATGTPAAEQSE from the coding sequence ATGAGCTGCGTTAAGACTCTCCCATTCCTGCTCGGTTTGAGCATTTTCCTGCTCGGCAGCAACGCCCACGCCCTTCCTGAAGATCGCAACCAGCCGATCCGGATCCAGGCAGACACCGCCGAACTGGACGATCGCCAGGGCGTTGCGGTCTACCGCGGCGACGTGGTGATCACCCAGGGCACGATGAAGATCACCGGCGACACGGTGACCATCACCCAGGACGGCAATGGCGATGTCGAGGTCTTCACCTCCATCGGCAAGCCCGCCTACTACGAGCAGAAGCCGGCGGTCGACAAGGAGATCGTCAAGGCTTACGGCCTGACCATCCAGTATTTCGCCGCCAACGAACGCATCATCCTGATCGACCAGGCCAAGGTCATCCAGGAGGGCAACACCTTCGAGGGCGAGAAGATCGTCTATGACACCCAGCGCCAGATCGTCAACGCCGGTCGCGCCACCAACGTCGACGTGACCAGCCCTCGCCCACGCGTGGATATGGTCATCCAGCCGCGCAAGAAAGAAGGTTCCGCTACAGGAACGCCGGCTGCGGAGCAGAGCGAGTAA
- a CDS encoding RNA polymerase factor sigma-54 gives MKASLVLKMGQQLTMTPQLQQAIRLLQLSTLDLQQEIQEALDSNPMLEREEDGEDFDNPDPMAESLDQKIENTPSENSSPDSQYEEPVNTMESFEEGDWGERIPNELPVDTAWEDIYQTSASSLPSNDDEEWDFTSRTSSGESLQSHLLWQLNLAPMSDTDRLIATTLIDCINPQGYLDESLEEVLESFDPELGIELDEVEVVLRRIQQFEPAGIGARDLRECLLLQLRQLPADTAWLNEATRLVSDHLGILGSRDYSLLMRRMKLKEDELRQIVDLIQSLNPRPGSQIETSEPEYIVPDVIVRKDNNRWLVELNQDAMPRLRVNAQYASFVKRADSSADNTFMRNQLQEARWFIKSLLSRNETLMKVATQIVEHQRGFLEHGDEAMKPLVLHDIAEVVGMHESTISRVTTQKYMHTPRGIYELKYFFSSHVSTAEGGECSSTAIRAIIKKLVAAENPKKPLSDSKIAGLLEEQGIQVARRTVAKYRESLGIAPSSERKRLL, from the coding sequence ATGAAAGCATCGCTAGTCCTGAAGATGGGCCAGCAGCTGACGATGACACCCCAGCTGCAACAAGCCATACGACTGCTCCAGCTCTCGACCCTCGACCTCCAGCAGGAGATCCAGGAAGCGCTGGATTCAAATCCCATGCTCGAGCGCGAAGAAGACGGAGAAGACTTCGACAATCCGGATCCGATGGCCGAGTCTCTCGACCAGAAGATCGAGAACACTCCTAGCGAGAACAGCAGCCCGGACAGCCAGTACGAAGAGCCCGTCAACACGATGGAGAGTTTCGAGGAAGGCGACTGGGGCGAGCGCATTCCCAACGAATTGCCCGTAGACACCGCCTGGGAAGACATCTACCAGACCAGCGCCAGCAGCCTGCCCAGCAACGATGACGAGGAATGGGATTTCACCAGCCGCACATCATCGGGCGAGAGCCTGCAGTCGCACCTGCTCTGGCAGCTCAACCTGGCCCCCATGAGCGACACCGATCGCCTCATCGCCACCACCCTGATCGACTGCATCAACCCCCAGGGCTACCTGGATGAAAGCCTTGAAGAAGTGCTGGAGTCCTTCGACCCCGAGCTGGGAATCGAACTCGACGAAGTCGAAGTGGTACTGCGCCGCATCCAGCAGTTCGAGCCGGCAGGCATCGGCGCCCGTGACCTGCGTGAGTGTCTGCTGCTGCAATTGCGCCAACTGCCCGCAGATACCGCCTGGCTGAACGAAGCCACGCGTCTGGTCAGCGATCACCTGGGCATTCTCGGCAGCCGCGACTACAGCCTGCTGATGCGGCGCATGAAGCTCAAGGAAGACGAGCTACGCCAGATCGTTGACCTGATTCAGTCACTCAACCCCCGTCCCGGCTCGCAGATCGAAACGAGCGAGCCTGAATACATCGTTCCTGACGTGATCGTGCGCAAGGACAACAACCGCTGGCTGGTCGAGCTCAACCAGGACGCGATGCCGCGCCTGCGGGTGAACGCCCAGTACGCCAGCTTCGTCAAGCGCGCCGACTCCAGCGCTGACAACACTTTTATGCGCAACCAGCTGCAGGAGGCGCGCTGGTTCATCAAGAGCCTGCTCAGCCGCAACGAAACCCTAATGAAGGTAGCGACCCAGATCGTTGAGCATCAGCGCGGCTTTCTTGAGCACGGCGACGAGGCGATGAAACCGCTGGTGCTGCATGACATCGCAGAAGTGGTCGGCATGCATGAATCGACCATTTCCCGCGTGACCACGCAGAAATACATGCATACCCCCCGTGGCATCTATGAGCTGAAGTACTTTTTCTCCAGCCACGTCAGCACAGCCGAGGGTGGCGAGTGCTCATCCACCGCAATCCGCGCCATAATCAAGAAGCTGGTGGCAGCGGAAAACCCCAAAAAGCCATTGAGCGACAGCAAGATCGCTGGTCTACTTGAGGAGCAGGGCATTCAGGTGGCACGTCGCACCGTCGCCAAGTACCGGGAATCCCTGGGAATTGCACCCTCCAGCGAGCGCAAGCGATTGCTGTAA
- the lptB gene encoding LPS export ABC transporter ATP-binding protein encodes MATLKAQHLAKSYKSRQVVRDVSLSIESGQIVGLLGPNGAGKTTCFYMIVGLVKADQGRVLIDDQDVTHLPMHGRARVGIGYLPQEASIFRKLSVSDNIMAILETRKDLDRNGRQQALEGLLQEFHINHIRDSLGMSLSGGERRRVEIARALATAPKFILLDEPFAGVDPISVGDIKQIIHHLKSKGIGVLITDHNVRETLDICETAYIVNDGQLIAEGDAQTILDNQLVKEVYLGHEFRL; translated from the coding sequence ATGGCAACCCTCAAGGCCCAGCATCTGGCCAAAAGCTACAAAAGCCGCCAAGTCGTACGCGACGTCAGCCTGTCCATCGAAAGCGGGCAGATCGTCGGGCTGCTGGGCCCGAACGGTGCCGGCAAGACCACTTGCTTCTACATGATCGTCGGCCTGGTGAAGGCCGACCAGGGGCGCGTCTTGATCGACGATCAGGACGTCACTCACCTGCCCATGCACGGCCGCGCGCGCGTTGGCATCGGCTACCTGCCCCAGGAAGCTTCGATCTTTCGCAAGCTGTCGGTCTCTGACAACATCATGGCCATCCTCGAAACCCGCAAGGACCTGGATCGCAATGGTCGCCAGCAAGCCCTGGAAGGCCTGCTGCAGGAGTTCCACATCAACCACATCCGCGACAGCCTCGGTATGAGCCTGTCCGGCGGTGAGCGGCGTCGTGTGGAGATCGCTCGCGCACTGGCCACTGCCCCGAAATTCATCTTGCTGGACGAACCCTTTGCCGGGGTAGACCCGATCTCGGTCGGCGACATCAAGCAGATCATTCACCACCTCAAGTCCAAGGGCATCGGCGTACTGATCACCGATCACAACGTGCGCGAAACACTCGACATCTGCGAAACCGCCTATATCGTCAACGACGGGCAGCTAATTGCCGAAGGCGACGCACAGACCATCCTCGACAACCAGCTGGTCAAGGAAGTCTATCTGGGTCACGAGTTCCGCCTGTAG
- the hpf gene encoding ribosome hibernation-promoting factor, HPF/YfiA family: protein MQVKITGLHLEVTEALRIYVEEKLKRLERHFDRIIDIQVTLQVEKLKQKAEATMHVAGREVVANAEHEDMYAAIDLLADKLDRQLIKHKEKQLDHTQGTVAR, encoded by the coding sequence ATGCAAGTCAAGATTACCGGCCTTCATCTGGAAGTAACCGAAGCACTGCGTATCTATGTCGAGGAGAAACTGAAACGTCTGGAAAGGCACTTCGATCGCATCATCGATATCCAGGTCACCCTGCAAGTCGAAAAACTGAAGCAGAAAGCCGAAGCCACCATGCACGTTGCCGGCCGCGAAGTGGTTGCTAATGCCGAACACGAAGATATGTATGCTGCGATCGACCTGCTTGCCGACAAACTCGATCGTCAGCTGATCAAGCACAAAGAAAAACAACTCGACCATACCCAAGGTACCGTGGCTCGCTGA